Proteins from a genomic interval of Crassostrea angulata isolate pt1a10 chromosome 7, ASM2561291v2, whole genome shotgun sequence:
- the LOC128192380 gene encoding uncharacterized protein LOC128192380, whose translation MMLRRFSGTFRGLIPLVCLVTGILCTPEYKIHWEEASRECKTKYESELITYQYIGEKNLTAEIIKELGINVEAWIDGKVKELGCTEDACYRMKQQHTRGDMRNPFICVHLGSFEIRWTEVTYQKAKGICGSAQHKMEDVIIDVTRLQNDFKKPTAFWVPEVIIDSTREQCTYVVSRDNETLESRQDDCSIPKMGVCINTSYIPDHQMSTFLEITPLPYREEALGVQAYMQEDLSEASSLQLVGTRTTENGDWHVWDLKTLLPFAFSGFNLILFMVLMGFMLVLWKRVTSKWNMETKNVHPSEVKSKSKLKKGKTFFKNTEYQCVPASSPGNSTRVKILPEEENPYSEITGKGACFNDEVNPVGPHGNGYVDMKGMPGLVRNGAYCSSFKLGKSSSTQKCSMYD comes from the exons ATGATGCTGCGGCGATTCAGTGGAACGTTCAGAGGTCTCATCCCTCTTGTGTGCTTAGTTACAG GAATTTTGTGTACACCTGAGTATAAAATTCACTGGGAAGAGGCGTCGAGAGAATGCAAGACCAAGTACGAATCCGAACTGATAACCTATCAATACATAGGGGAAAAGAACCTTACAGCAGAAATCATCAAAGAACTTGGAATAAATGTCGAAGCGTGGATTGACGGGAAAGTTAAAGAGTTAGGATGCACAGAAG ATGCCTGTTACCGCATGAAACAGCAACACACACGGGGAGATATGAGAAATCCGTTCATTTGTG TACACCTTGGCAGCTTTGAAATACGTTGGACCGAAGTGACATACCAAAAGGCGAAGGGTATATGTGGAAGTGCTCAACACAAAATGGAAGACGTCATAATTGATGTCACCAGGCTTCAGAATGATTTCAAGAAGCCAACAGCTTTCTGGGTCCCAGAGGTCATTATAGATAGTACCCGAG AGCAATGTACATACGTGGTTTCCCGTGACAATGAAACGTTGGAATCAAGACAGGATGACTGCTCAATTCCAAAAATGGGTGTCTGTATCAACACTTCTT ATATACCAGATCatcaaatgtcaacatttttgGAAATAACTCCACTACCATACAGAGAAGAGGCTCTGGGCG TTCAAGCCTACATGCAAGAAGATCTGAGCGAAGCGTCTTCCCTACAGCTAGTTGGTACTCGGACCACAGAAAATGGAGATTGGCATGTCTGGGATTTGAAGACTCTGT TGCCATTTGCATTCAGCGGCTTCAATCTGATCTTATTCATGGTGTTGATGGGTTTCATGCTGGTTCTTTGGAAAAG AGTAACATCAAAATGGAATATGGAAACCAAGAATGTGCATCCCTCAGAAGTAAAAAGTAAATCAAAGTTGAAGAAAGGGAaaacgttttttaaaaacacagaGTATCAATGTGTTCCGGCCTCATCTCCCGGGAACTCAACCCGTGTGAAAATCTTACCGGAAGAGGAGAACCCGTATTCAGAAATAACCGGAAAGGGAGCCTGTTTCAATGATGAAGTCAATCCAGTTGGACCACATGGAAATGGCTATGTTGATATGAAAGGAATGCCTGGTCTTGTGCGAAATGGTGCATATTGTAGCTCTTTTAAGCTCGGTAAAAGTTCTTCCACACAGAAGTGCTCGATGTATGATTAA